Proteins from one Homalodisca vitripennis isolate AUS2020 chromosome 3, UT_GWSS_2.1, whole genome shotgun sequence genomic window:
- the LOC124357990 gene encoding dynein regulatory complex subunit 4-like: MAEKEKKKVVPIVIDGFEINDQKLTYHKLQQFALTLYEKLLVQRRERNFLMMERDKLRTILENTRHEIMVAEESVRNTEREIDKVEETYRREKKEVEEEVKWLHYKHGTDLAELKLWENKALEAHVEKELEEELELLQEKRKQKEEIQEQERMLMEGMEAIKSYHQRDLEELMRIQDELQIQNEIDAKRKFIDTVERITLKHEMEMSEIEERKNTHLVELKQIHKTRLEETKSHFNSITAENLAVISNLKQSIDTMTKNKTIVSGEVKNLKRENDKLSDSLDKLKAETRNLNRQVVNYEKDLLSLKNNKRMLKQTIKETKENKKQSVEAMNLLKNVALEMQGSLDTSCSNSLMGFKNIASAKRKRLEGLIEILLDDLMKKQNIISAISADPDVGQALKELRFEFWDPKTLTYEFALVCKAFDELLQTLNEKLVEFCVSERDLGSQPINLDHLGYGPAALISKQ, from the coding sequence ATGGCGGAGAAGGAGAAAAAGAAGGTTGTGCCGATTGTGATCGATGGTTTTGAGATCAACGATCAAAAACTGACCTATCATAAGCTGCAGCAATTCGCGCTCACCCTATACGAGAAACTGTTGGTTCAGAGGAGAGAGAGGAATTTTCTTATGATGGAGAGAGACAAGCTTAGGACGATCCTGGAGAACACGAGGCACGAGATCATGGTAGCCGAAGAGAGCGTTAGGAACACGGAGAGAGAGATAGACAAAGTGGAGGAGACTTATCGGAGGGAGAAGAAGGAAGTGGAAGAAGAAGTTAAGTGGCTTCACTACAAGCACGGAACGGATTTGGCAGAGCTGAAACTGTGGGAGAACAAGGCACTGGAGGCACACGTAGAGAAGGAGTTGGAGGAGGAGCTGGAACTGTTACAGGAAAAGCGGAAGCAGAAGGAAGAGATTCAAGAACAAGAGAGGATGCTGATGGAGGGAATGGAAGCCATAAAAAGCTACCATCAGAGAGATTTAGAAGAATTGATGCGTATTCAGGATGAACTACAAATCCAAAACGAAATAGATGCAAAAAGGAAATTTATAGATACCGTTGAACGCATTACTCTAAAACACGAGATGGAAATGTCTGAAATAGAGGAAAGGAAGAACACTCACTTGGTTGAACTGAAACAGATACACAAAACGCGTTTAGAAGAAACGAAATCTCATTTCAATTCTATTACAGCGGAAAACCTTGCAGtgatatcaaatttaaaacaaagcatAGACACGATGacgaaaaacaaaacaattgtttctGGTGAAGTGAAAAATTTGAAACGTGAAAATGATAAACTGAGTGATTCACTGGACAAGTTAAAAGCTGAGACAAGAAACCTAAATCGGCAAGTCGTTAATTATGAAAAGGatcttttaagtttaaaaaacaacaaaaggatgttgaaacaaactataaaagaaactaaagaaaataaGAAGCAAAGTGTTGAAGCTATGAACCTGTTGAAGAACGTTGCTCTTGAAATGCAAGGTAGTTTGGATACCAGTTGTAGCAATTCATTGatgggatttaaaaatattgcctcGGCCAAAAGGAAGAGACTGGAGGGATTGATCGAAATTTTGTTAGACGATTTGATGAAGAAGCAGAACATAATATCGGCGATATCAGCCGACCCTGACGTTGGACAAGCTTTAAAGGAATTGAGATTTGAGTTTTGGGACCCAAAAACATTGACTTATGAGTTCGCACTTGTCTGCAAAGCCTTTGACGAGTTGTTGCAAACTTTGAATGAAAAGTTGGTTGAGTTTTGTGTATCCGAAAGGGACCTGGGAAGTCAACCTATTAATCTGGACCATTTAGGCTACGGTCCTGCTGCATTAATTTCGAAGCAGTAA